The following proteins come from a genomic window of Methanosarcina sp. MTP4:
- a CDS encoding GTP pyrophosphokinase family protein gives MYEQLSKVAQSILQKSLDNRSINYAKIEYRSKSFRSFQRKFLDKIEQNKDYRPNQMKDLAGIRVICYVNSDLEKIRDIIRITFPITKYNDKRKTLGPEVFGYRSEHFIAVLPESLTRDSNCENLNGLQFEIQLRTILEHSWAEIEHDRNYKYRGDLPKSIKRRLFSLSAVLELADNEFDSISRTIDEYSQDIITKKIEGKLDVKIEKSSLNEFLKLEFEDNSHIFPNLRDSSTSQIVSELNDMEIFTLTDLKGLITEEYKEVLMKYESNGTFESIIRDLLIINFKEDYFKKAWKRRWNLTYGGKIKTYQELGFDNITEILDKYNIDY, from the coding sequence TTGTATGAACAACTATCTAAAGTTGCTCAAAGTATTTTGCAAAAATCTCTTGATAATAGATCTATAAATTATGCAAAAATCGAATACCGATCCAAAAGTTTTAGAAGCTTTCAAAGAAAATTTTTGGATAAAATTGAACAAAATAAAGATTATCGGCCTAATCAGATGAAAGATTTAGCAGGGATAAGGGTCATATGTTATGTTAATTCCGATTTAGAAAAAATTCGAGATATAATTAGGATTACATTTCCGATAACTAAATATAATGATAAACGAAAAACGCTAGGTCCAGAGGTATTTGGATATAGATCTGAACATTTCATTGCAGTCCTTCCAGAATCGTTAACACGAGATTCTAATTGTGAAAATTTGAATGGATTACAATTTGAAATACAGCTAAGAACAATTCTTGAACACTCTTGGGCAGAAATTGAACATGATAGGAACTACAAGTATAGAGGAGATTTGCCCAAAAGTATTAAAAGACGTCTTTTTTCATTATCCGCAGTCTTAGAACTTGCAGATAATGAGTTTGATTCTATTTCAAGAACAATCGATGAGTATTCTCAGGACATTATTACTAAGAAAATTGAAGGTAAGTTAGATGTCAAAATAGAAAAAAGCTCACTAAACGAATTTTTAAAACTTGAATTTGAAGATAATTCTCACATTTTTCCAAATTTGAGAGATTCAAGTACCTCACAAATAGTCTCTGAATTGAATGATATGGAAATCTTTACTTTGACTGATTTGAAAGGTCTGATCACAGAGGAGTATAAGGAAGTTCTCATGAAGTATGAGAGCAATGGGACTTTTGAATCGATAATTAGAGACTTGTTAATTATAAATTTTAAAGAAGATTATTTTAAAAAAGCTTGGAAAAGACGTTGGAATCTGACTTATGGAGGTAAAATCAAAACGTATCAGGAATTAGGTTTCGACAACATTACTGAAATTCTTGACAAATATAATATTGACTATTGA
- a CDS encoding ATP-grasp domain-containing protein, whose translation MEQIYPDFSYQGVEFASLDELDIETVKKPFIIKPAVGFFSAGVYKVSSGEEWKKVLPALKQEMEAIRGLFPAQVFSSGKFLLEDHIDGPELAVDAYYNREGKPVVLNILEHLFPSEDDVEDKVYTTSKKTIGTYLEAVRKLLWKINEVAELRGIELRDFPLHLELRVDKRNRLIPLEVNPIRFAGWCTTDIAYYAYGINVHRYFCEGLEPNWEEILGEKEESGRDENENEERDENEYENKEKDSRTYCLLIAKKPDDIETEDIEAFDYEGFVSHFEKPLELRKLDYRQYPVFAFLFTETRDSGWGEIESYLKSDLKEFIRIRTEGEVEEIEEEEEEEEEEVHSGK comes from the coding sequence ATGGAGCAGATCTATCCTGACTTTTCCTATCAGGGAGTGGAATTTGCAAGCCTTGATGAACTGGATATTGAGACTGTCAAAAAGCCGTTCATAATCAAACCAGCAGTCGGGTTCTTCAGTGCGGGGGTTTATAAGGTCAGCAGCGGGGAAGAATGGAAAAAGGTCCTGCCAGCCCTGAAACAGGAAATGGAAGCCATCAGAGGGCTGTTCCCGGCTCAGGTGTTCAGCTCCGGGAAATTTTTGCTTGAAGACCACATTGACGGGCCGGAACTGGCGGTGGATGCGTACTATAACAGAGAGGGAAAGCCGGTTGTCCTGAATATCCTGGAGCATTTGTTTCCGTCGGAAGATGATGTTGAAGATAAGGTCTATACGACTTCAAAAAAGACTATAGGGACCTATCTGGAAGCAGTCCGAAAACTGCTTTGGAAAATAAATGAAGTTGCGGAACTGCGGGGTATCGAGCTTCGGGATTTCCCGCTGCATCTTGAGCTGCGGGTTGATAAAAGGAACAGGCTGATACCTTTGGAAGTAAACCCGATCCGGTTTGCGGGGTGGTGTACCACCGATATTGCGTATTATGCATACGGGATCAATGTCCACAGGTATTTTTGCGAGGGGCTGGAACCCAACTGGGAAGAGATCCTCGGGGAGAAGGAAGAGAGTGGTAGGGATGAAAATGAGAATGAGGAAAGGGATGAAAATGAATATGAGAATAAGGAAAAGGACAGCAGGACTTACTGCCTTTTGATTGCTAAAAAGCCGGATGACATTGAAACGGAAGACATCGAAGCGTTTGATTACGAGGGTTTTGTTTCCCATTTCGAAAAGCCCCTGGAGCTTCGGAAGCTGGACTACAGGCAGTATCCGGTTTTTGCTTTTCTCTTTACTGAAACAAGGGACAGTGGCTGGGGAGAAATTGAGAGCTATTTGAAGTCGGATTTAAAGGAATTTATCCGGATTCGCACAGAAGGGGAAGTAGAAGAAATAGAAGAAGAAGAAGAAGAAGAAGAAGAAGAAGTACACTCTGGAAAATAA
- a CDS encoding choice-of-anchor W domain-containing protein translates to MFCFVLMTVPTASAINTRHLSTDTEMENLLDNLAFVSEVRYGDLGGAPTFERHIHKKFTFNAVHGHAIWVSGKQESFLLDYDPGKKKGTFIVDGMYPMEFTFKSHGGTFTDLFICARAKGSDVTGSRLQVYNLKLNGNPISGYVDADCMGGSTAYDILWIKDISPSIENGFTLEGNFKLEWSGEYPKNSRLTFQAKRTTVGETTQIPEFPSMALPMVAILGLAFVFMRKKE, encoded by the coding sequence ATCTTTTGTTTCGTTTTAATGACGGTACCGACAGCCTCTGCAATAAATACCCGGCACCTATCTACGGATACTGAAATGGAAAATCTCCTGGATAACCTTGCTTTTGTTTCTGAAGTGCGCTATGGTGATCTGGGTGGAGCGCCAACTTTTGAACGCCATATACACAAAAAATTTACCTTCAACGCAGTGCACGGACATGCAATCTGGGTCAGTGGGAAGCAAGAATCTTTCCTGCTGGATTATGACCCCGGTAAGAAAAAAGGAACATTCATCGTTGATGGCATGTATCCGATGGAATTCACTTTTAAATCTCATGGTGGAACTTTTACGGACCTATTCATCTGTGCCAGAGCCAAAGGGTCAGATGTGACAGGTTCAAGATTGCAGGTTTACAATTTGAAGCTCAACGGAAACCCGATATCCGGTTATGTGGATGCTGACTGCATGGGTGGCTCTACTGCTTATGATATCCTGTGGATTAAAGATATTAGCCCGTCCATTGAAAATGGTTTTACTCTTGAAGGCAATTTCAAGCTGGAATGGTCGGGTGAATACCCCAAAAACTCCAGGCTTACGTTCCAGGCAAAAAGAACCACTGTGGGGGAAACAACTCAGATCCCGGAATTTCCCTCGATGGCCTTGCCAATGGTTGCAATACTTGGGCTTGCATTTGTTTTCATGAGAAAGAAAGAGTAA
- a CDS encoding MATE family efflux transporter: MVNGEAESKKFGAHPPTGKATVGVDILLGDPKKAVIKLSIPIIVAMSVQTIYSLTDTFWVAGLGADALAAVGFAFPFFFIQMALTNGLGIGGGAAISRRIGARDKAGVDNVAVHTFVMMAILTVFFTALALYLVEDLFMYSGAGEVTGLGVAYARVLFMGSFVFFFSNSANSILRSEGDSKRSMQALVIGSVLNIIFDPIFIYTLDLGVAGAAWATIVSYAISGVLMFYWFFVKKDTYVSFSFRDFKFDREIIMDIFRVGIPSSVQQVALAMTALLMNLIIVEVSSTDGVAVYSTGWRVATIAIAPLVGIASAMVAIGGAAIGENDYKKAKEAHIYATEIGVLVEAAMGVVIFFLAADIAAVFTQAETAARIAPELTRLLKIMTFFYPSVAFGMISASLFQGAGKGTSALIATLLRSLVMTPLFALLFAYGFGWGLLGVWWGLVAGTVIGSMITFVWAQVYLRCMIKAGEIGGKC, from the coding sequence ATGGTAAACGGAGAAGCGGAAAGCAAGAAGTTCGGAGCTCATCCTCCCACGGGAAAAGCCACGGTAGGAGTCGATATCCTCCTGGGAGACCCGAAAAAAGCTGTTATTAAACTCTCAATCCCGATCATTGTTGCCATGTCGGTGCAGACCATTTACAGCCTGACCGATACTTTCTGGGTGGCGGGGCTGGGGGCGGATGCCCTGGCTGCAGTGGGTTTTGCGTTTCCTTTCTTTTTTATCCAGATGGCGCTGACCAACGGGCTCGGGATAGGAGGCGGAGCCGCAATTTCCCGCAGGATCGGGGCAAGGGATAAGGCAGGCGTGGACAACGTTGCCGTGCACACTTTTGTGATGATGGCTATACTCACGGTATTTTTTACGGCACTTGCCCTTTATCTCGTAGAAGACCTCTTCATGTACAGCGGCGCGGGAGAGGTTACGGGGCTCGGGGTGGCTTATGCAAGGGTCCTCTTTATGGGGAGTTTTGTATTCTTTTTCAGCAACTCGGCAAATTCCATCCTGAGGAGCGAAGGAGACTCGAAGCGTTCCATGCAGGCGCTGGTCATCGGTTCGGTCCTGAACATCATTTTCGATCCCATTTTCATTTACACCCTTGACCTCGGGGTGGCAGGGGCTGCCTGGGCAACGATCGTTTCCTACGCCATATCCGGGGTGCTGATGTTTTACTGGTTCTTCGTGAAAAAGGACACCTACGTCTCGTTTTCCTTCCGGGACTTCAAGTTCGACCGGGAGATTATCATGGACATTTTCAGGGTGGGCATCCCCTCCTCGGTCCAGCAGGTGGCCCTTGCCATGACCGCCCTTCTAATGAACCTCATTATTGTCGAGGTGAGCAGCACGGACGGGGTTGCCGTTTACTCCACGGGCTGGAGGGTTGCGACCATTGCAATTGCGCCCCTGGTCGGGATTGCCAGCGCCATGGTCGCCATCGGCGGGGCTGCCATCGGGGAAAATGACTATAAAAAAGCAAAAGAAGCCCACATCTATGCCACGGAAATCGGGGTCCTGGTGGAAGCCGCCATGGGGGTCGTGATCTTTTTCCTTGCCGCCGATATTGCAGCCGTCTTCACCCAGGCCGAAACAGCAGCCCGGATCGCCCCTGAACTGACAAGGCTCCTGAAAATCATGACCTTTTTCTACCCCTCGGTCGCCTTCGGGATGATCTCAGCCTCCCTCTTCCAGGGCGCAGGAAAAGGTACAAGCGCCCTTATAGCAACCCTTCTTCGGAGCCTTGTAATGACTCCCCTCTTTGCCCTGCTCTTTGCCTATGGATTCGGATGGGGGCTGCTCGGGGTCTGGTGGGGGCTGGTTGCGGGTACGGTGATCGGGTCGATGATCACTTTTGTGTGGGCGCAGGTTTATTTGAGGTGTATGATAAAGGCGGGGGAGATAGGGGGGAAGTGTTGA
- a CDS encoding MFS transporter encodes MKTNKKIHLFIICLTVFFGMSAGALLGPVFPEMVGPLQTTAQNIGMLVSAITFSTALFSLVLGPFTDRIPRKKILIFCLVLYGFTGLAAYFATDLETLLILRFLQGIGVAGMMLLSMLLIGDLYSGPERVHATSRVGMTNAIGSVFSPLIGGLLASHSWNLPFLFYTLTLPLALFAAVCLPETKSVGPEYRGKECGNPGRENGREQNRENGKIKKNGTPNRARNKKTFAELLKPFLDIKIFYTIFLSFAVFFLLYALVFYLPFMLKAEFGYTSKESGLALSLMGITVILIASRVKVLALRYPLVCLVGAGFGFAGLTVAMIGIVHSKIIIVFLLLLFGMGYGLSQIMADTLILQIAPEDSKGSIISVYNSMKYLGQTLSPIVFGFVLASSGLETVFLFAGAFGLAVAGLSWLVRGKFRAGSGHEEVGENTREHRNVHEQEYETGSLFVGEN; translated from the coding sequence ATGAAAACTAACAAAAAAATCCATCTTTTTATCATCTGCCTTACGGTCTTTTTTGGGATGTCGGCAGGGGCTCTGCTGGGGCCCGTGTTTCCGGAAATGGTAGGACCCCTGCAAACAACAGCGCAAAATATCGGGATGTTGGTTTCGGCCATAACCTTTTCCACAGCGCTATTTTCCCTGGTCCTCGGGCCCTTTACGGACCGCATACCGCGCAAAAAGATCCTTATTTTCTGCCTTGTTCTCTATGGATTTACAGGGCTTGCGGCTTATTTTGCAACGGATCTCGAAACCCTCCTTATCCTTCGTTTCCTTCAGGGAATAGGGGTTGCAGGCATGATGCTGCTCTCAATGCTGCTGATAGGGGATCTCTACTCTGGTCCTGAAAGGGTGCATGCTACAAGCAGGGTGGGCATGACAAATGCCATTGGTTCGGTGTTTTCCCCCCTTATAGGAGGCCTGCTGGCCTCACATAGCTGGAACCTGCCCTTCCTTTTCTATACCCTTACCCTGCCCCTGGCTCTATTTGCGGCGGTATGCCTTCCTGAAACAAAGTCCGTAGGGCCGGAGTACAGAGGAAAGGAATGTGGAAATCCGGGCAGAGAAAATGGCAGAGAACAGAACAGAGAAAATGGTAAAATTAAGAAAAACGGAACACCGAACAGAGCCAGAAACAAAAAGACTTTTGCGGAACTTTTAAAGCCATTTCTAGACATTAAAATCTTTTACACCATATTCCTGAGTTTTGCGGTTTTTTTCCTGCTCTATGCGCTGGTATTTTATCTGCCTTTCATGCTCAAGGCCGAATTCGGGTATACGTCAAAGGAATCGGGGCTTGCATTAAGCCTTATGGGAATAACGGTTATTCTGATTGCGTCAAGGGTGAAGGTTCTTGCGTTAAGGTATCCTCTGGTTTGCCTAGTAGGCGCAGGTTTCGGCTTTGCGGGCCTTACCGTGGCAATGATAGGCATTGTACACTCAAAAATCATAATCGTTTTTCTTTTGCTTCTCTTCGGCATGGGCTACGGGCTTTCCCAGATCATGGCTGATACCCTGATCCTCCAGATTGCACCGGAGGATTCCAAAGGCAGTATAATATCGGTGTACAATTCCATGAAATACCTGGGACAAACCCTCTCCCCGATTGTATTTGGCTTTGTTCTGGCCAGTTCAGGGCTTGAAACGGTCTTTCTGTTTGCGGGAGCTTTTGGGCTGGCAGTAGCGGGCCTGAGCTGGCTTGTAAGGGGCAAATTCAGGGCCGGAAGTGGGCATGAAGAAGTAGGGGAAAATACACGCGAACATAGAAATGTACACGAACAGGAATATGAAACCGGGTCTTTGTTTGTGGGAGAGAATTAA
- a CDS encoding flavodoxin family protein — MKVLGLIGSPRIKGNTAKLVKEILAGASENGAESVVYNLAKMNLSGCKACSACLKKGTCILEDDMQELYREIEEADVLVLGSPVYMGEISAQAKPFVDRLHPLVHDSSKPLAGKKLVLAYTQGNPNVDTYGKYFEYMEGIFSHVGFEVKGTVAAAGTLGMNDILEQEALLVKAREIGKNLQ; from the coding sequence ATGAAAGTTCTCGGATTGATAGGAAGTCCTCGGATTAAAGGAAACACTGCGAAACTCGTAAAGGAAATCCTTGCAGGCGCCTCGGAAAACGGAGCCGAGTCCGTCGTGTATAATCTCGCAAAAATGAATCTTAGTGGCTGCAAGGCCTGTTCCGCCTGCCTGAAGAAAGGGACCTGTATCCTTGAAGACGATATGCAGGAACTCTACAGGGAAATAGAGGAAGCCGATGTCCTGGTGCTTGGTTCTCCCGTCTACATGGGGGAAATCAGCGCCCAGGCCAAACCTTTTGTGGACCGCTTACACCCCCTTGTCCATGACAGTTCAAAACCCCTGGCCGGAAAGAAGCTCGTGCTCGCATACACCCAGGGCAACCCCAATGTGGATACCTACGGTAAGTATTTTGAGTATATGGAAGGGATCTTTTCACATGTGGGGTTCGAAGTGAAAGGCACGGTTGCCGCGGCCGGGACCCTAGGGATGAACGACATTCTTGAGCAGGAAGCGCTGCTGGTAAAGGCACGGGAGATCGGAAAGAATCTGCAATAA
- a CDS encoding MarR family winged helix-turn-helix transcriptional regulator yields MGSGQFSFMMSLLKKEGVRQEDLARKYKMDKATAARATKKLESTGYAYRQQDPGDKRAYRVFVTKKGRSLEEKMMKIALKWDTTVFSGFSKEEKQLQTAFLERMEQNVSGIYE; encoded by the coding sequence ATTGGCAGCGGACAGTTTAGTTTTATGATGTCCCTTTTAAAGAAGGAGGGGGTAAGGCAGGAAGACCTTGCAAGAAAGTATAAAATGGACAAAGCCACCGCTGCACGGGCAACAAAAAAGCTGGAAAGCACAGGCTATGCGTACAGGCAGCAGGACCCGGGAGATAAAAGGGCATACAGGGTCTTCGTTACTAAGAAAGGGAGAAGTCTGGAAGAAAAAATGATGAAAATAGCCCTGAAATGGGATACCACCGTTTTTTCAGGTTTCAGTAAGGAAGAAAAGCAGTTACAAACTGCTTTTCTGGAAAGAATGGAGCAGAATGTGTCCGGGATTTATGAGTAA
- a CDS encoding SRPBCC family protein, producing the protein MTREIKTSIAADNINKGKMGLQNMTTLKDSVIINRPPEAIFEWFTHFTENYRSWHKDHVLARWVKGKNFEKGSVLYAEEYLGGRLEKLSFEITSCVPNELIEYKVLFPESRICSGGSFSIEPYNGGSVFTATLSFRFGGLLSKVAGKRVEGIRVHMREEGENLKMLLEE; encoded by the coding sequence ATGACCCGTGAGATAAAAACAAGTATCGCAGCCGATAATATAAACAAGGGGAAAATGGGGCTGCAAAATATGACGACATTGAAAGATTCCGTAATAATAAACCGACCACCTGAAGCCATCTTCGAATGGTTTACCCACTTTACGGAAAACTACAGGTCCTGGCACAAAGACCACGTACTTGCCAGGTGGGTCAAAGGGAAAAATTTCGAAAAAGGCTCCGTGCTTTATGCTGAAGAATACCTCGGGGGCAGACTGGAAAAATTGAGCTTTGAGATCACCAGCTGTGTACCGAATGAATTGATCGAGTATAAGGTGCTGTTCCCGGAGTCTCGGATCTGTTCGGGAGGGTCTTTTTCTATAGAGCCTTACAATGGCGGGAGTGTTTTTACTGCTACGCTTTCTTTTCGATTTGGGGGGTTGCTTTCGAAGGTTGCCGGGAAGAGGGTTGAGGGCATCAGGGTACATATGAGAGAGGAGGGGGAGAATCTGAAGATGTTGTTGGAAGAATGA
- a CDS encoding DUF356 domain-containing protein, producing the protein MKSFALVRADNSDKVKIALHDLERYGDIQFSASPRSIEANYADELLVSVMGVSLKSKCNSAALVELKNHAGLAISRLKKIHPPAHVVIISPKHKVFEELSGKFRLYPEFDRVLTPREKPEVPDTVQEMVESGKQEEESKELVAEEPVKTE; encoded by the coding sequence ATGAAATCTTTCGCATTAGTCCGAGCAGACAACTCTGACAAAGTAAAAATAGCATTACATGATCTGGAACGGTATGGGGACATTCAGTTTTCAGCCTCTCCCAGAAGTATCGAAGCAAACTATGCCGACGAACTTCTTGTCAGTGTAATGGGAGTGTCCCTCAAGTCAAAGTGCAATTCTGCAGCACTCGTTGAACTGAAAAACCACGCCGGGTTGGCTATTAGCAGGTTGAAGAAGATTCATCCCCCGGCGCATGTAGTCATCATCAGTCCCAAACATAAAGTATTCGAGGAACTTTCAGGCAAGTTCCGGCTCTATCCGGAATTTGACCGGGTGCTAACCCCCCGGGAGAAGCCGGAAGTCCCGGATACTGTTCAGGAAATGGTGGAATCAGGTAAACAGGAAGAAGAAAGTAAAGAATTGGTGGCAGAAGAGCCGGTTAAGACTGAATAA